One segment of Desulfomicrobium macestii DNA contains the following:
- the rimM gene encoding ribosome maturation factor RimM (Essential for efficient processing of 16S rRNA), which translates to MSEEKLDPVKLVELGRVQKPHGLRGELCIEPYADSPFIFEGLTRIYLRLPGKKPRPCVLEGWRAHQGRALITVDRSQGRDQAEAWRGADVLARERDLPPLDEDEYRPEDLIGLPVMHVNGSRIGLLEDIRDVAGQELWFIHDEDGNEIMLPAVDEFILDIDLDAGVILVDPPDGLLELYQQP; encoded by the coding sequence GTGTCCGAAGAGAAATTGGACCCGGTCAAGCTCGTGGAACTGGGTCGGGTTCAGAAACCACATGGCCTCAGGGGGGAGCTCTGCATCGAACCATATGCAGACTCCCCTTTCATCTTTGAGGGCTTGACCCGCATCTACCTGCGGCTTCCGGGCAAAAAACCGAGGCCTTGCGTCCTTGAAGGATGGCGTGCGCATCAAGGTCGCGCCCTCATCACCGTTGACCGCTCCCAGGGGCGGGATCAGGCGGAGGCGTGGCGTGGTGCCGACGTGTTGGCGCGGGAACGCGATCTGCCGCCGCTGGACGAGGACGAGTATCGCCCCGAGGACCTGATCGGCCTGCCGGTCATGCATGTCAACGGCTCCCGCATCGGCCTCTTGGAAGACATCCGCGACGTGGCCGGTCAGGAGCTGTGGTTCATTCACGACGAGGACGGCAACGAGATCATGCTTCCGGCCGTGGACGAGTTCATTCTCGATATCGACCTCGATGCCGGAGTCATCCTGGTCGATCCCCCGGACGGCCTGCTCGAATTGTATCAACAGCCGTAA
- a CDS encoding KH domain-containing protein, with protein sequence MLKDLIEFIAKSLVDNPDSVSVTEIEGEQTSVIELKVAKEDLGKVIGKQGRTARAMRTILGAASTKIRKRSVLEILE encoded by the coding sequence ATGCTCAAGGATTTGATCGAATTCATAGCCAAGTCTTTGGTGGATAATCCGGACAGTGTCTCGGTGACTGAAATCGAGGGAGAGCAGACCTCCGTCATTGAGCTGAAGGTGGCCAAGGAAGATCTGGGCAAGGTCATCGGCAAGCAGGGGCGCACGGCCAGGGCCATGCGGACCATCTTGGGCGCGGCTTCAACCAAAATCAGGAAACGTTCAGTCCTGGAAATTCTGGAGTAA
- the rpsP gene encoding 30S ribosomal protein S16 — protein sequence MALKLRLTRMGSKKKPFYRIVAVDSASRRDGRALDYVGYYNPMTEPAEIKFDQDKVKSWIELGAQPTDTVRSLLKKSGFSK from the coding sequence ATGGCTTTGAAACTCAGACTGACCCGCATGGGCTCCAAGAAGAAACCGTTTTACCGCATCGTGGCCGTGGATTCCGCTTCCCGCCGTGACGGCCGGGCCCTTGATTATGTGGGCTATTACAACCCCATGACCGAGCCTGCCGAGATCAAGTTCGATCAGGACAAGGTCAAAAGCTGGATCGAACTGGGTGCGCAGCCCACAGATACGGTTCGCTCCTTGCTAAAGAAGTCTGGATTCAGTAAATAG
- the ffh gene encoding signal recognition particle protein: MFDSLSDRLESVFKKLRGHGRLDESNIQDGLREVRLALLEADVNFKVVKDFVEKVKVRALGQDVLGSLTPGQQVIKIVHEELIELLGGENCALNLSGKPPYVIMMSGLQGSGKTTSAAKLALFLRRQKYAPYLVPADVYRPAAIDQLTKLGAELGVPVYPSTVDMNPVDICVDAMRDAELKGCSVILIDTAGRLHIDELLMQELVGIKEKCRPQEILFVADAMTGQDAVTVAEKFNEVLDITGVVLTKMDGDARGGAALSIKSITGKPLKFVGMGERLSELEVFHPDRIASRILGMGDVLTLIEKAQSTIDSKEAEALERKFKKAEFDLEDFRTQMRRIKKLGSLEGIMKLIPGMGQIRKQLQDVQMPEKELGKVEAMISSMTMAERHEPKIINPSRKQRIAKGSGVTVTEVNQLLKNFEQMQKMMKKMAGGKMPSMPQGGRMPGMPGMGAMPGGMPGMPGGLPSGGGGRTAAEAAKLKEKRKKAKKQRRKK; the protein is encoded by the coding sequence ATGTTCGATAGCTTGTCCGACCGACTTGAATCGGTCTTTAAAAAACTGCGCGGCCACGGCCGCCTCGATGAAAGCAACATCCAGGATGGCTTGCGCGAAGTGCGTCTGGCCCTCCTGGAAGCCGACGTCAATTTCAAGGTCGTCAAGGACTTTGTCGAAAAGGTAAAGGTTCGGGCGCTCGGGCAGGATGTCCTCGGCAGCCTGACACCCGGCCAGCAGGTCATCAAGATCGTCCACGAAGAGCTGATCGAGCTCCTGGGCGGCGAGAACTGCGCCCTGAACCTCTCGGGTAAGCCGCCCTACGTGATCATGATGTCCGGCCTGCAGGGTTCGGGCAAGACCACGTCGGCGGCCAAGCTGGCCCTGTTCCTGCGCCGCCAGAAATACGCTCCGTACCTGGTCCCCGCCGACGTCTATCGTCCGGCGGCCATCGATCAGCTGACGAAACTTGGAGCCGAGCTGGGAGTGCCGGTCTATCCTTCCACCGTGGACATGAATCCGGTGGACATCTGCGTTGACGCCATGCGTGACGCCGAGCTCAAGGGCTGCTCCGTGATCCTCATCGATACGGCGGGCCGTCTGCATATTGATGAATTGCTCATGCAGGAGCTGGTCGGCATCAAGGAAAAGTGCCGTCCGCAGGAAATTTTGTTCGTGGCCGACGCCATGACCGGCCAGGACGCGGTCACCGTTGCCGAGAAATTCAACGAGGTTCTGGACATCACCGGCGTTGTGCTGACCAAGATGGACGGTGATGCCCGCGGCGGCGCGGCGTTGTCCATCAAGTCCATCACGGGCAAGCCGCTCAAGTTTGTCGGCATGGGCGAGCGTCTCAGCGAACTTGAAGTTTTTCATCCGGACCGCATTGCGTCCCGGATTCTCGGCATGGGCGATGTACTGACGCTGATCGAAAAGGCGCAGTCGACCATCGACTCCAAGGAAGCCGAGGCCCTTGAAAGAAAATTCAAGAAGGCCGAATTCGATCTTGAAGATTTTCGTACGCAGATGCGCCGCATCAAGAAGCTCGGTTCCCTCGAAGGCATCATGAAGCTCATCCCGGGCATGGGACAGATCCGCAAGCAGTTGCAGGATGTCCAAATGCCCGAGAAGGAACTCGGCAAGGTCGAGGCCATGATCAGTTCCATGACCATGGCCGAACGCCACGAGCCCAAGATCATCAACCCCAGCCGCAAGCAGCGAATCGCCAAGGGCAGCGGGGTCACGGTGACCGAGGTCAACCAGCTTCTCAAGAATTTTGAGCAGATGCAGAAGATGATGAAGAAGATGGCGGGCGGCAAGATGCCGTCCATGCCACAGGGCGGACGCATGCCCGGAATGCCAGGAATGGGAGCGATGCCGGGCGGCATGCCCGGGATGCCCGGCGGGTTGCCTTCCGGAGGCGGCGGACGAACCGCTGCGGAAGCGGCCAAGCTCAAGGAAAAGCGCAAGAAGGCCAAAAAGCAGCGCAGAAAAAAATAG
- a CDS encoding pyridoxal phosphate-dependent aminotransferase → MILCSQIEGYLAKSSWIRRMFETGIELKKKYGAENVYDFSLGNPDLAPPAAVAEGLRELAEDAGKPFAFGYMPNAGYPQVRERLAEVVSVEQGVAVSAEDLVVTCGAAGGINALFRAVLEPGDEVLCPAPYFVEYGFYAENHRGVLKAVPSKPLTFELDLKALASAISDRTRCVLINSPNNPTGRIYSLEELSQLADILRQASARTGRPILLISDEPYRFLAYDGTEVPAIFPIYEHSVVISSFSKNLALAGERVGYVAVNPAMPEGAHLVAGVILANRILGFVNAPAVGQKLLAKALGHEVDASVYARRRDAMAEVLREAGIEFSMPQGAFYFFPRIPKGGDDAAFVNELMQEQILAVPGSGFGYPGFFRLAFCVDESTIRGAAPGFARAVAKALG, encoded by the coding sequence ATGATTCTTTGTTCGCAGATCGAGGGCTATCTGGCCAAGTCGTCGTGGATCCGGCGCATGTTCGAAACCGGCATCGAGCTCAAGAAGAAATACGGGGCTGAGAATGTCTATGATTTCAGCCTGGGCAATCCGGACCTGGCTCCCCCGGCGGCGGTGGCCGAGGGGCTGCGCGAATTGGCCGAGGACGCCGGGAAGCCTTTTGCCTTCGGCTACATGCCCAACGCCGGCTATCCGCAGGTGCGCGAGCGCCTGGCCGAGGTGGTTTCCGTCGAGCAGGGTGTGGCCGTTTCGGCCGAGGATCTGGTCGTCACCTGCGGCGCGGCGGGCGGGATCAACGCGTTGTTCAGGGCCGTGCTCGAACCCGGAGACGAGGTACTTTGTCCTGCGCCGTATTTTGTGGAGTACGGATTCTATGCCGAGAATCATCGCGGGGTTTTGAAAGCCGTCCCGTCCAAGCCGTTGACCTTCGAGCTGGATCTGAAGGCCCTGGCCTCGGCCATCTCCGACCGTACCCGCTGCGTGCTGATCAACTCACCCAACAACCCGACTGGCCGGATCTATTCTCTTGAAGAGCTTTCCCAGTTGGCCGACATCCTGCGGCAGGCTTCGGCCCGGACCGGGCGGCCCATCCTGCTCATTTCCGACGAACCCTACCGTTTTCTGGCCTATGACGGAACTGAAGTGCCCGCGATTTTCCCGATCTACGAGCACAGCGTCGTGATCAGTTCCTTCTCCAAGAATCTGGCCCTGGCCGGGGAGCGGGTAGGGTACGTGGCCGTGAATCCGGCCATGCCCGAAGGCGCGCATCTGGTGGCGGGAGTGATTCTGGCCAATCGTATCCTCGGTTTCGTCAACGCGCCGGCTGTGGGGCAGAAGCTTCTGGCCAAGGCCTTGGGGCACGAGGTGGATGCCTCGGTCTATGCCCGCCGTCGTGACGCCATGGCCGAGGTGCTGCGTGAGGCCGGCATTGAATTTTCCATGCCGCAGGGCGCGTTCTATTTCTTCCCGCGCATTCCCAAGGGCGGGGATGATGCGGCCTTTGTCAATGAACTCATGCAGGAGCAGATTCTGGCCGTGCCTGGTTCGGGCTTCGGCTATCCGGGCTTTTTCCGCCTGGCTTTCTGTGTGGACGAGTCCACCATCCGGGGCGCGGCTCCCGGCTTTGCGCGTGCCGTGGCCAAGGCCTTGGGCTGA
- a CDS encoding sigma-54-dependent transcriptional regulator — MASKRILFVSRSELVSPLHAEFKAHECQAMVVDDRASALKVLEARKADIVFTLPSLPGYRAQDLLDALNQAESQIPVIVFTDKGSAEEARYYMEMGAQDYWLCPLTWEKIQAVLPREAQAPAAPRPVARSNPREVAIVGSHPSVARVLALAKQVAPSKATVLISGESGTGKEMFARFIHAHSGRENAPFVAVNCAALPEHLLESELFGHEKGSFTGAISRKLGKFELATGGTLLLDEISEMALALQAKLLRALQEGEIDRVGGVETVKVDVRVLATTNRNLEQSVEKGEFRQDLFYRLNVIPLRLPPLAQRGDDVLLLADFFIRRLTREYGLGALQLSTEARDWIMAHDWPGNVRELQNLMERAVLLAGAGPIRPMHFLLDGQEWSPELCEAGESVPDAPIPARASSLSPSMTMDFAGRIPTIQEMEMHLIMKSLDSTLGNRTKASELLGISVRTLRNKLGEYRKIGLDIP; from the coding sequence ATGGCGTCCAAGCGAATCCTCTTTGTCTCACGATCCGAACTCGTGTCCCCCCTGCATGCCGAATTCAAGGCGCATGAGTGTCAGGCCATGGTTGTGGACGACCGTGCCTCGGCGCTTAAAGTGCTTGAGGCGCGCAAGGCCGATATCGTCTTCACCCTGCCTTCCCTGCCCGGATACAGGGCCCAGGATCTTCTCGATGCCTTGAACCAGGCCGAAAGCCAGATCCCCGTCATCGTGTTTACGGACAAGGGCAGCGCCGAGGAAGCGCGCTATTATATGGAAATGGGTGCGCAGGATTACTGGCTCTGTCCGCTGACCTGGGAAAAGATCCAGGCCGTGTTGCCACGGGAAGCGCAAGCCCCGGCCGCGCCTCGTCCCGTTGCCCGGAGCAATCCGCGCGAGGTGGCCATCGTAGGCTCCCATCCTTCCGTGGCCCGGGTTTTGGCTTTGGCCAAGCAGGTGGCTCCGTCCAAGGCCACCGTGCTCATCTCCGGCGAGTCGGGTACGGGTAAGGAGATGTTCGCCCGTTTCATTCATGCCCATTCGGGCCGTGAAAACGCTCCCTTCGTGGCGGTCAACTGCGCGGCCTTGCCCGAGCACCTGCTCGAGAGCGAACTGTTCGGTCACGAGAAGGGTTCATTCACCGGAGCCATTTCCCGCAAGCTGGGCAAGTTCGAACTGGCCACCGGCGGGACCCTGCTTCTGGATGAAATTTCCGAAATGGCCCTGGCTCTTCAAGCCAAGCTGCTGCGCGCCCTCCAGGAGGGCGAGATCGACCGCGTGGGCGGGGTCGAGACGGTCAAGGTGGATGTGCGCGTACTGGCCACCACCAACCGCAATCTTGAGCAGAGCGTGGAGAAGGGCGAATTTCGTCAGGACCTTTTTTACCGCCTGAACGTCATCCCGCTACGCCTGCCTCCGCTGGCCCAGCGCGGCGATGACGTGCTGTTGCTGGCCGATTTTTTCATCCGCCGTCTCACCCGGGAATACGGACTCGGCGCCCTGCAACTTTCGACCGAAGCCCGCGATTGGATCATGGCGCACGACTGGCCGGGCAATGTGCGTGAACTGCAGAATTTGATGGAAAGGGCCGTGCTCCTGGCCGGGGCGGGGCCCATCCGGCCGATGCATTTTCTGCTGGATGGGCAGGAGTGGTCCCCGGAGCTTTGCGAAGCGGGCGAATCGGTGCCGGACGCGCCCATTCCCGCGCGGGCGTCATCCTTGTCCCCGAGCATGACCATGGACTTTGCCGGACGCATCCCGACCATCCAGGAAATGGAGATGCATCTGATCATGAAGAGCCTGGATTCGACCTTGGGCAACAGGACCAAGGCTTCGGAGCTCCTAGGAATTTCCGTGCGCACATTGCGCAACAAACTTGGTGAATACAGAAAGATCGGCCTGGATATTCCGTAA
- the larB gene encoding nickel pincer cofactor biosynthesis protein LarB, producing MNPQELTSLLRDVAAGNISCETAQAVLAGNENKDLTLDTWRQERTNVGEVVYGQGKTLEQIRASLAELGRHHPVLATKISTAHGQELKNLFPNGCLWEEARLFCLGADLLAADPKAPDSEVLIVTAGSSDLPVAREALGTARFLGLGAHLVSDVGVAGLHRLDPHLPSLRQARVIIAVAGMEGALPSVLGGLLKAPIIAVPTSTGYGANFAGLTPLLAMLNSCAPGVGVVNIDNGFGAAVLAKKILARQE from the coding sequence ATGAACCCCCAAGAACTGACCTCCCTGCTGCGCGACGTCGCCGCCGGCAATATCTCGTGCGAGACTGCCCAGGCGGTCCTTGCGGGGAACGAAAACAAGGACCTGACCCTAGACACCTGGCGCCAGGAGCGCACCAATGTCGGCGAAGTGGTCTATGGTCAGGGCAAGACCCTGGAGCAGATCCGCGCCTCCCTTGCAGAGCTGGGGCGGCACCACCCGGTCCTGGCCACCAAGATTTCGACGGCGCACGGGCAGGAGCTTAAGAATCTTTTTCCAAATGGATGCCTGTGGGAGGAGGCGAGGCTCTTTTGCCTGGGAGCGGATCTGCTGGCCGCCGACCCCAAGGCGCCCGACTCGGAAGTGCTCATCGTCACGGCCGGATCCTCGGACCTGCCCGTGGCCCGTGAAGCCCTGGGCACTGCCAGATTCCTGGGACTTGGCGCGCACCTGGTGAGCGACGTGGGCGTCGCTGGCCTGCACCGCCTGGACCCGCACCTGCCGAGCCTGCGCCAGGCCAGGGTCATCATCGCGGTGGCCGGAATGGAAGGCGCGCTGCCAAGCGTCCTCGGCGGGCTCCTGAAGGCACCGATCATTGCGGTTCCAACCTCGACAGGCTATGGGGCCAACTTCGCAGGCCTGACCCCGCTCCTGGCCATGCTCAACTCCTGCGCCCCGGGCGTGGGAGTGGTCAACATCGACAACGGCTTCGGGGCGGCCGTGCTGGCAAAAAAAATCCTGGCCCGCCAAGAATAA
- a CDS encoding glycosyltransferase translates to MNKPVLFRVTNNLKVGGVQKRLRALLPLLTEHYEVHVVTYKDRGIFFDELAKLGVHTHFLPRKGHWNPMAIWQLAKLFRKHRADIVHTHSFGGNIFGILAAALARVPVRIGQVHSRGLHWYGTSIFRQRKQIIEESFVHRLFSHQVVFVSEESLAFFQSKTGLPKYMLSVLHNGMTLTTSRPPLTREDLKLPVSIPLIGFVGRLTQGKGLNFFFTFAMQALKMRPESYHFVVIGGGCQRTFVELCANLGISRSVTFTDELHEMDRIYPILNAILFTSKPEHEGMPGVVLEACAHGLPILARESQPIQEIAQHYSRIRYFNATEPHVQLEDLLCVPEDNRKAFQNEFSLEAMRDRTHALYQRLLDKRGEGFRKCP, encoded by the coding sequence ATGAATAAACCGGTTCTTTTTCGAGTCACGAACAATCTGAAGGTGGGCGGCGTACAGAAACGACTGCGCGCACTTTTGCCCTTGCTGACGGAGCACTACGAAGTGCACGTCGTGACCTATAAGGACAGGGGTATATTTTTTGATGAATTGGCCAAGCTCGGCGTGCATACCCACTTCCTGCCCCGCAAGGGGCACTGGAACCCGATGGCCATCTGGCAGCTGGCAAAACTTTTCCGCAAACACCGGGCCGATATCGTTCACACGCATTCCTTCGGCGGCAATATCTTCGGCATCCTCGCGGCGGCCCTGGCCCGGGTGCCGGTGCGGATCGGCCAGGTGCACTCGCGCGGTCTGCATTGGTATGGAACTTCCATTTTTCGCCAAAGGAAGCAAATTATTGAAGAATCCTTCGTGCACCGACTATTTTCTCACCAAGTTGTATTTGTATCGGAAGAATCCCTTGCTTTTTTTCAATCAAAAACAGGCCTACCAAAATACATGCTGAGCGTACTCCACAATGGGATGACTCTAACAACCAGCAGACCGCCTCTCACAAGAGAAGATCTGAAGCTTCCGGTATCCATCCCACTCATTGGCTTCGTCGGCAGGCTGACCCAAGGCAAAGGACTCAACTTTTTTTTCACTTTTGCGATGCAGGCTTTGAAAATGCGTCCTGAATCATATCACTTTGTTGTTATTGGTGGAGGATGCCAGCGCACCTTCGTAGAATTGTGCGCCAATCTAGGTATTTCCCGATCGGTGACATTTACAGACGAATTGCACGAAATGGACCGCATTTACCCCATTCTTAATGCCATACTCTTCACGTCCAAACCCGAACATGAAGGTATGCCAGGAGTTGTGCTGGAAGCCTGTGCCCATGGCCTTCCCATATTGGCAAGAGAATCCCAACCCATCCAAGAAATTGCCCAGCACTACAGCCGAATACGCTATTTCAACGCAACTGAACCACACGTTCAGCTTGAAGATCTCCTTTGCGTTCCCGAGGACAATCGCAAAGCTTTCCAAAACGAATTCTCTCTTGAGGCCATGCGGGACAGAACGCACGCCCTGTATCAGCGCCTTCTCGACAAGCGTGGTGAAGGCTTCCGAAAATGTCCTTGA
- a CDS encoding polysaccharide deacetylase family protein — protein MSLIMLTQLLFGTSIPVLCYHQVRPDSGMTPEKFGRHLDLIKKLGFQTISLANLHRIIQGQTPQTGPSVVITFDDCTLDNWVYAVPQLLRRNMHGVFFAITDFIQPGPPRLQADQTTAPLPVPAFGDIMQQALSGNCDGFMNEAEIRAVVHDLGMEVYSHSATHQACFTRAEQTGTLGENRHWSHAALCGQDADADSAVHPVGSSYAHAGFGLDWNGRPLTLKTDQERLAFCVTDFSAAKAKLEDLLGQPCPFLCLPWGEYDDITLAAAKKAGYEGVLNLEAGHVGPGIDPMRIGRLAVKDRKTLPWLGLKTLLLAHRTLAPWAQRRNVGRRT, from the coding sequence ATGTCCTTGATCATGCTGACACAACTCCTCTTCGGCACAAGCATTCCGGTTCTTTGCTACCATCAGGTGCGGCCGGACAGCGGCATGACGCCTGAGAAGTTTGGCCGCCATCTCGACCTCATCAAAAAGCTCGGCTTTCAGACCATCAGCCTGGCCAATCTGCACCGCATCATACAGGGACAAACACCTCAAACCGGCCCTTCGGTGGTCATTACCTTCGATGACTGCACGCTGGACAACTGGGTATACGCCGTGCCCCAGCTCTTGCGCCGGAACATGCATGGGGTTTTTTTCGCCATCACCGATTTTATTCAGCCCGGACCACCCCGGCTCCAAGCTGATCAAACGACGGCTCCACTTCCAGTGCCAGCCTTTGGCGACATAATGCAGCAGGCCTTGTCCGGAAACTGTGACGGGTTCATGAACGAGGCCGAAATCCGAGCCGTGGTGCACGATCTGGGCATGGAGGTCTATTCGCACTCCGCCACGCATCAGGCCTGTTTCACTCGCGCAGAACAAACCGGAACCCTCGGCGAGAACAGGCACTGGAGCCATGCCGCATTATGCGGCCAAGACGCTGACGCAGACTCTGCCGTCCACCCAGTGGGCAGTTCCTATGCCCATGCAGGCTTTGGACTGGACTGGAACGGCCGCCCCCTGACTCTGAAGACTGACCAAGAGCGTCTCGCTTTTTGTGTAACTGACTTTTCGGCAGCGAAAGCCAAGTTGGAAGACCTCCTGGGCCAGCCCTGCCCCTTTCTTTGCCTGCCCTGGGGCGAATACGACGACATCACCCTGGCTGCCGCAAAAAAGGCTGGCTATGAGGGTGTGCTGAACCTTGAGGCTGGACACGTCGGGCCCGGAATTGACCCCATGCGCATCGGCAGACTTGCGGTCAAGGACCGCAAAACATTGCCCTGGCTTGGCCTTAAGACCCTGCTCCTGGCTCACAGGACGCTGGCTCCATGGGCCCAGAGGCGGAACGTAGGCAGGCGCACATGA
- a CDS encoding glycosyltransferase produces MNICFVNSTNKWGGVKSWTLDVARGLADRGHGILIVGRSGPFIDKAREMGLDALGLSFGPDFNPMRILGFIKLFKARKTDLVVVNVGKDMRIAGIAAKMLGIPVVHRVGLAGDMRNTYKVRLLHKWIRPRILVPCEQIKRGLLQELPYLKPEEITVILTGKEPAPSPPATVHSPLRFISTSQLNADKGHKDVLEALAELKKQGYAFEYHIVGTGRIEAELKDLTTSLDLDDRVTWHGFQKDVRSFLRKADVFLLPSHREGLPNTLLEAMAEGLVCVARDVGGVAEVWPNSVSDLLLPASAGPHCLIAILMGILKTDEYSILNQGQHFWSEAVSNSLQAMTQQVERFFSERGTQN; encoded by the coding sequence ATGAATATCTGCTTTGTCAATTCCACCAATAAATGGGGCGGGGTCAAAAGCTGGACCCTCGATGTGGCGCGCGGTCTCGCGGATCGCGGACATGGCATCCTCATCGTCGGCAGGTCAGGACCTTTCATCGACAAGGCCCGCGAAATGGGGCTCGACGCTCTGGGCCTTTCCTTTGGCCCGGACTTCAATCCAATGCGGATTCTTGGCTTCATCAAGCTTTTCAAGGCGCGCAAAACCGATCTTGTCGTCGTCAATGTGGGCAAGGATATGCGCATTGCAGGCATAGCGGCCAAAATGCTCGGCATCCCGGTGGTCCACCGCGTCGGCCTGGCTGGAGACATGCGCAACACATACAAGGTGCGCCTGCTGCACAAATGGATACGGCCACGTATCCTGGTCCCGTGCGAACAGATCAAAAGGGGCCTTCTGCAAGAACTGCCTTATCTGAAACCGGAAGAAATCACGGTCATTCTGACAGGCAAGGAACCTGCACCGTCTCCACCGGCAACCGTGCATTCACCGCTTCGCTTCATCTCCACCAGTCAGCTCAACGCCGACAAAGGGCATAAAGACGTCCTTGAGGCGCTGGCCGAACTGAAAAAACAGGGCTACGCGTTTGAATATCATATCGTGGGAACAGGACGCATCGAAGCGGAACTGAAAGACCTTACCACCAGCCTTGACCTTGACGACCGGGTCACCTGGCACGGATTTCAAAAGGATGTCAGGTCATTTCTGCGCAAGGCAGACGTCTTTCTTCTTCCGTCGCACCGAGAGGGATTGCCGAACACGCTGCTTGAGGCAATGGCTGAAGGACTTGTCTGTGTGGCTCGGGATGTGGGGGGAGTGGCCGAGGTGTGGCCAAACAGCGTATCAGATCTTCTGCTCCCTGCCTCCGCAGGACCGCATTGTCTCATCGCTATTTTGATGGGCATCCTAAAAACGGATGAATATTCTATCCTGAATCAAGGCCAGCATTTCTGGTCTGAAGCCGTGTCCAATTCTCTACAGGCCATGACACAACAGGTTGAACGTTTCTTCTCTGAACGAGGAACACAAAATTGA
- a CDS encoding protein kinase family protein produces the protein MIELGHQLVKGGWCEIRAIQGRPDLCAKVLIPKRRFKGRRPDPNEIVNSKYGIKDFLDYEWSNYQKILASCPQELRRYFVAMHGIELTTAGSKALIMDVVLDDRGEIAPNLVKNTRNLSPKFWEILDRIRQEVLLAHSIDHFGIARRNILVKSPDFPLIIDFQTGRERFRGQFWLRWPFFVRAKINRCFHKLYKEMGINPQ, from the coding sequence TTGATAGAACTAGGCCACCAACTCGTAAAAGGCGGATGGTGCGAAATTCGTGCGATACAAGGTCGCCCAGATCTTTGCGCCAAGGTGCTGATCCCAAAACGGAGATTCAAAGGAAGGCGCCCCGACCCTAATGAAATCGTCAATTCTAAATACGGGATCAAGGATTTTCTGGATTACGAATGGAGTAACTACCAAAAAATCTTGGCCTCCTGTCCCCAGGAACTGCGACGCTATTTTGTAGCCATGCACGGAATTGAGCTTACGACAGCTGGCAGCAAGGCGCTGATCATGGATGTCGTGCTGGATGATCGTGGAGAAATTGCCCCAAATCTGGTCAAAAACACCCGTAACCTCAGCCCCAAATTCTGGGAAATACTTGATCGCATTCGCCAAGAGGTTCTTTTGGCACACAGCATCGATCATTTTGGCATCGCTCGGCGCAACATTCTCGTCAAATCACCCGACTTTCCTCTCATCATTGACTTCCAAACAGGCAGAGAACGTTTTAGAGGGCAATTCTGGTTGCGGTGGCCTTTTTTTGTCAGAGCTAAAATCAATCGCTGTTTTCATAAGCTTTACAAGGAGATGGGCATAAATCCCCAGTAA